TAAAGTGGCTGTGATTGGTCCTCAAGTGGTCTCTGATTTATTTGGAACGAACGACCCACTCGGGCAGTCAATTAGAATTAATAATCAGTCGTTAATTATTATTGGCGTGACGGTTAGTAAAGGCGGCACCGGCTTTTTGAATCAAGATGATAGTATTTACGTGCCTTTATCGACCGCTCAGAAACAGCTTTTCGGTCAAAGTTATTTAAATACGATATCAGTTGAAGCCAAAAGCGTTGATGTAATGACTCAGGCCCAGAATGAAATTGGCTATTTACTCCTAGCTCAACATAAGATTTCTGATCCCAGTAAAGCCGATTTTTCGATTTTAAGCCAGCAAGACATTTTAAGCACCGCTTCGTCGACAACCGGGACGTTTACCGCCTTACTTTCCGGTGTCGCCGCTATTTCTCTAATCGTCGGCGGCATTGGGATTATGAATATTATGTTGGTTACTGTTACCGAAAGAACCCGCGAAATAGGTCTTCGTAAAGCCCTAGGAGCCCGAAAAAAAACCATCACCACGCAATTCTTAACCGAATCCGTTATTTTGACTTTTAGCGGTGGCCTAATTGGCGTAATCCTAGGGATCGCCACGTCGTACTTGATATCAAGTTTAACTTCAACGCCTTTTGCGGTCTCTATTCGATCAATCGGACTAGCTTTTATCGTGTCATCCGCAATTGGCATTTTGTTTGGCTGGTACCCCGCTCAAAGAGCGTCAAGTCTGCAGCCAATCGAGGCGTTACGTTATGAATAATTAAGACTATTGAGACCATTAAGACTATTACGACCATTTATCGATCCGACTCAATAGCCTTAATAGTCTTAATAATAAATAGTCTTAATTTCCGATCGGGGGTGATTTTATGTCTAAGAACAATATTATTATTACAGCTGTCATCGCTGTTATCGTAGCCGCAGGGTCATTT
The sequence above is a segment of the candidate division WWE3 bacterium genome. Coding sequences within it:
- a CDS encoding ABC transporter permease gives rise to the protein MNFWDIFIESLSTLTLNKTRTALAILGIVIGIASVIALISLGEGTSSAIQSQIEALGSNLLSISPSSSGQGAVRGGFGGGTTLTVADATAIANSSQVTTISMVSPEVSKRAQVVTGGNNTNTSVTGVTSSYITVHKISIASGRFISDYDEASMAKVAVIGPQVVSDLFGTNDPLGQSIRINNQSLIIIGVTVSKGGTGFLNQDDSIYVPLSTAQKQLFGQSYLNTISVEAKSVDVMTQAQNEIGYLLLAQHKISDPSKADFSILSQQDILSTASSTTGTFTALLSGVAAISLIVGGIGIMNIMLVTVTERTREIGLRKALGARKKTITTQFLTESVILTFSGGLIGVILGIATSYLISSLTSTPFAVSIRSIGLAFIVSSAIGILFGWYPAQRASSLQPIEALRYE